The DNA segment ttacactatatCTACCTGCTTCTAAAGTAGGTAAAAGACTTTTGAAAACACCAACCAACCTATGACCTTCTCTGAGTGCATTTTATGACCAAATTAAACCCTTATGCCCCAAAGCATACACTGTATGTGATGAATTAACTTCTCTTCTAGAAATTTAGAGTGGAACTAATTATGTAGCATCCTTGAAAAAACTGGGAAAATCATCACtcaaataattttatgtgtttttggcTGCAAAAGACAACATTACTACCAGGCATGACTCTAGCCTTCAggacttaaaatttaaaacttttattcagcTTAAAGGCTAGCCTTCTTTAGATATCATCTCCTCTGAGGGCCGTTTAACTAAAAGACTTGGTCGACTCTCATCTCTACTCTGTATAAATATCTACTATTATACTCTGTATTGcagttatttctttgtttttaatcttaatcGACTTGCATGAATAGGTCTTAAAAGGAAGACAAACTAAGTACAATGGAAGTATAGAAAACCAATTTATGAAATTGAGAGGTCTCCAAAAAATATGTGATAGGATTTTAAGAGGCAGCAATGAAGGAGTGGGGATCAGGCtgagacaggaaaaaagaaagaagggacaaCTCAAAAGTTGGCAGTGATACATATTTACTGCCATGTATGCATGATACATATTTACTGCATGatacatatttacatgtttacTCAAGTTTTAAGTCTTACACCACAAACAACATTCCTGCtcctcttaatttcctttccctgtttGCTTGAACCTACTTCAACCACCATTTCCATCTACTGTTACTTTGCTATAAATCATTATTCATCACCCTTTACATCTTTCTTCCACCCAACACTATAAGCAGGTTCAACCCTCTGAACTTGGGTAGATGACTCATGCTCCAGTAAAGAGTAACAAAAAGTACTAAGTGTCTGCAATAATGATAGAAAAGTAAACCACTTTCAAATGATATCAACACACTTACAGTAATACTAAATTGGTATAGAATTTAATAAGTTTTCTTGTTAGGTTAAGAgatctttttatataaaatgaatatacttgtcataaattataaatgttcACTATTACTCAAATTACAAGTTTTGCTCATGtctgaacttaaataaaaattttatcataatAGGCTTCAGAAGGCTCCAAAATGAGAAAAActttagctttttaaataagtgtatatttgaggggtgcctgggtggctcagtctgttaagcgtccaactcttgatttcaactcaggtcatgatctgaaggttcCTAGGATGGAGCCTTgcccatcaggctctgggctctgagctgacagcacagagtctgcttgggatttgctctctccctgtctctctctcctctggtaGCACGTACatacatactctgtctctcaaaataaaaaaaacatttttaaaaataggtgtaAATTTGACATGGAAGAGAACATTGAAGAGTCACATATCATCACAATAAACATTTGATGCATTCAAAACAAGTTTAGagtatttttcttacatttaaaaatttcactgtTCCACACTTTATTTTGAACTTGAACTTTATTTCAGTTTAAGTTTCACATACTCTCCTGTCTAATTGTTTTCATACACCTCATATTCAATGTTATTTTAGGAATAACTCCAATTATGACCATCAAAACTTTTAATAAGAAACTACTTTAAAGTTGTGATCAATTTTATAGTAAGAACATGGCATCTTATTCGTGCTTtggaaagaaaaaccttttaaagatgaatgctacagaaatacaaaggaaagtCTTTGTTCAATGTTAAATCTTTACAGTATAACAACATGTTAACAAAATTCTTGTATTATGAGACTCTTGGTGTAAGCAAAGAATATTTCTTGTACATATTTCTTGTATAACCTGTTTCAAAATTACATATCCTTAAACATAAAGAATGAAAAGTGACTCCTTGATTTGTTATGCCTGAGAATGAAAAAACCAATCTAGCAGCTTAAGTATTCATAGTATTTAAAGAATCAGAATCAGGTATAGAAGCAGGAAGAGACCTCTGAGCAGTCCAGCTCCCTCAATTTAGAGCCAAGTAGCCAAAATCTTAGGAAGGTCAAATGACTGCGTAACAAGCTTCTCTGTTCTTTGCCTGTCCTCTTTATATAACACTTTCACATTTCcctattcaaaattttaaaaaattacagatttaCATTCTATTGCCTACATACACACTTCTGTACTTCGGTCATAAGGAACCTGCACTAGCATCTAATAGTCTTTTTCCTTCTAGTCTATCCatagagaaaaattttcaaaatatttctgagatTTCCAGATATTTCAGAGAAATGGCCTGCAGGACTTGCTACTCCTTCAATTCTTAAGATCCGTGGTCTCTTATGTGTTTTTAGTCACAGTTTTATTTGAGAATATCATCAAAGCCACGGACCTAGTCCTTGGGGGAATGAATTAAACAGTAGTTTTAGATATGTCAAGGTCTTCAGGTAGAGATCCCTTACACTAGACTACCAAAATAGCCTCAGCATTAAACCAAATTACCACATATATTTTGACTATATTAATCTACTAAACCAACATACAGTATGTTTCTCAGAACCACAATTTGACATCAGGTGCTTTTCTTGGATTGAAATGAAGGCCAACGAGAATTGGTGTATGTTCTGCCACTAGAAAACAATCAGCAGTGGTCATTTAATTGTTCATGGTAAAGATTCACAATGTATTTCTgagacaaagcaaaagaaaagtttCTCCCTCGACACACGGGAATGTTTTCCTTCATTAAATAGAAGTGACATAATCCActatgatttccttttctcccttgtaTCAAATGCAGCAACTTCCCTTAGCCTAGATTTTTCTAACATCATTTCATattctgcccttcctacccttctctcttcctgctaatacttgccttttattcttttactaaCATGTTATGAATTTGtgtgttaaagattttttttaccttttgcaAACACTGTAGTgttcaaaatgaataatttttagaatgaaaatgaCGAATGTATGCAATAATTTCACATATCTCATATTCAAACTTTGTAACTGTTCTATAcgctctttttaaacttttaaagtttaggtataatttacatataataaaacactaaaatctTAACGTTTATTTTCATCCGTTTTAAAATCAGCAGcagctttaaattctttttggaaGCAAGAAGGgtaatatatgaataaatagtTGATTCACTCATGAGCTGATCTGTGACAGGCTGGCAGGGGGAAAACAGAAAAGGGTAGGACTAAAAATCAGAAGACAAGATAAGACATTATAACAATCATACAGGTAAGAGTAATAAGGTTAGCCCAGAAAGGTGGAAGTGAGTGATCTTGCAATAAAGCCCAGAAAATAGGCTtgatgaaaacaaagagaaagtaaGAATGGCTGAGGAGCACACTTGACACACTATTTGTTTATAGTGGGTGTCTAATAaagctttgtttattctttcaacaaacattatTATGAGCCTATTTTGAAACAAGTCAGATTTGTTGCCTCCTCAAAGTCACAGTTGCGGCAGAAATTTAGTCAAGAACTCAGAAGTTACCCAAATCCTTATGCTTCTAATAGTTAACTACCAGAATACTCTCTCTCACCCTGAAGAAAAATTAGTTACAAAACTAACTGATTTATACCACTATTGTAGTGAATCAAACATCTAGTTTATAGGCTGGGTGGTTATTTAATTGGCTTCTTGATAAAATTAAAGTTTGAAAGTGATGACTTGCATAATGAGATTCACTACATCTCAAATAGGTGGCACATGTTATTTCTTCCCCGGAGAAAACCTCACACAAAAAACGAGTTGATTCACAGACTTAACCTTCAGAAGTATACAAATCTCGTATTAAAATAACAGTTTGGCCTGAAGCTATCAAATACAAAGTACCTATTAAATACACTCAattctctatatttatttaattccctTTGCAAGGAGTTACTATGTATTTATCAAATCTTAATCTAAAGAATTTTCAAGGTATCTAATTTCACTTTGGTTCCTTAGAAGTCAACATAAATATCTCAAAAAATCTAGCATTTGATGATCTTCCCTGAAGCAGACAGCCcctctgctgttcttttttctgAACAGAAACAcctttcaacaaaattaaagtttACTGATATGATTCATTCATCAACAAACATGTGAGTATCTACTAAGGGTCAAACactatataaaaattagaaatgcaaaCATATACTAATATACTGATAACAAAAAGCTTAATTCACAAAGTGATCTATAAGCAAAGTAACTCAAACAAGAAATGAACAGTTACGTGAATAAGTCTTGTAAATAACATCAATACGTAGAAGAATATTCCAATATAGAATTAACacaatttttaactctttgagtaAATGCCACATTCAAAATGAAAGCAGAAGTAAACAAGGTCAGGGCACATGACtgcttattatttcattatttaatgatGACTAAAGAGATAATCAAAATAATAGATTACTAAGACACTATAACAGTAAAATTTTCTCCAGTAAGACTACAAGcttattgggcgcctgggtggttcagtcggttaagcatcatcttggtttcagctgaggtcatgatcttacatagtgagatggagccctgcgttgggctctgtgctgacagtgtggagcctgcttgggattctgtctctccctctctctctctctctgtccctcccttgcttgctccctctctctctctctctctcaaaataaataaataaacgttaaaaaaaaaaaaaagaagacagcttATCAACTACGTATCTTGTTACTATTCACCTGCTTCTTATATGAACACACACAGGCTAACTCTTTTCCACATCAATGCAATACACAAAGAATTTAACcctttaacatttaaatttatcaattataaataatactcATTTTTTGGTGTCACTTTATTATAAATTTCCCagtcaaaacaattaaaaaaataatacaattcagGCAGGATTCATCAACTAACAAAAGTTGCTaaacttaattttataattaaaagggTATTAAAACATATTATTGCAACATATTACTCTCAAATTAGTTAAGTAattcaggaaggaaaaacaaatcactCATAAATTCcctaaattttcaaaattgataCTTGGAAAGAGTTTTGGCCCAAACTGAACCAAACTAGAAAATATCAACAgtcagggtacctgggtagctcagtcagttaagcgtcctactttggctcaggtcttgatctcgcagtcccatgagtttgagccctaacagtaagttcgagcccagcatagctcactgctgtcagtgaaaagcctgattcagattttctgtcctcctctctctctcccctccccagcccgtgCTAacgtaaataataaaaaaaaaaaaaaaaaaagaaagaaagaaagaaaatagcaacaGGAAAACATAACTGGATCTTAGCCTTTTCTGAAAAATGGTAATTTAGAACAAAAAAACCAAGTATGTGTCCAAAGGTTGTGTGGTATCTTCGATCCTGAAGGAAATACCATCTATATTCAATGACCCCCATCCTGCACATACTTTATTCCTCCAATTTATttggactttaaaaaatgagtatccttcaaatacaaatatattcagaaacaaCTCATAGGAGCttttaaatgaagacaaaatCTGAACCATATTCCAATATAGTCAAAGTCATATTAAGAGGGGTAAGGTGTGGGCTAagggtaaggaaaataaaattatgaaccTAAAATTTAGCCAAGTAGTATAACTTTTATTCTCCAAAACTTACTTCAAtcaatttaaggaagaaaaaaagttcatttaaaaagatgtaatttaGCTCTGTGTGTAAAAAAGATTAATACCACACCAAATGTGAACATCCTTGAATGTATTCTTGAGGAAAgtggtaatttaaaaattgaaagtgttctaaaatattaactcaattttatgggaaagaggaaagaatgttaGAAGATTccttcatcaaaaataaaagagattcaGGATTGGAGCCACTCACAATCACACCAATTAAATCTTGAGGAACAATTATGCCAAAGAGAAGCCAAGACTGGCAAAACCACCACTGGGCAGTCAAGTCCTTTTTATCCCTAAAGATTAAATTTCTcctaaacagtttttttaatgctatatTAAGACACCacaaacaatttaaatttataaatatatacttctaTACATTTCTTGAAAACAAAGTCCCATTCCAAACACAAAAGCaatcaaataagagaaaaacgGGTTTAATACTgacttctttcttaatttttactaccaaatacaaagaaataagagaaaggaaagaaagaaaactctttgTGAGGTGGCTAGCATCCCAGAAGGCATTTCTGCATAAAAAGAGTTAAAGGGCAAAGGCTCAGCTAAACAGCCAGTGACCATTTGCAAACCTCCTAGGTATATTCCCAGCAGACACATTATCAGATTAAAGGAACTGCAAACAAACGGCTGAAACCTTTCTTTGTCCAAGCCCAACCTCTTCTTCCTGTGATGTCATATTACAAATCTAGCGAgcctttcttttccacttcaGAGAAAGCCCATCTCACAATACATCTGGCAACGGAGGAAAGGCTTCAATTCAGCAAGAGCTAACACGCTTAGGAATTTATTTCGGAAACTTTAAAGACTCTTCTGCTTACTACCATCTGGAATCCACTTCAGGAATACCAAAAAGGAAAACCTTATTTAAAAGGAGCAAGAAGTAAGTGAGACAAAACTGGGAATGTTTAAGTCTCTGAAACTCTGcactgaaaagcaaaaaagatTGCTAACTTTAGCTTAAATATTCTGGAGCATAAAGAAACAGTTCTGAAATATTCACTTTGCCTACTGAAATGCAAGTTTACCAGAAGAGTAGTTTCATTCCTGTTTCAAAACACcgcttttctttaaatttataatcTAACAGGCTGGCTTCACtgactacatttctttttaaagttgttcGTGGGCTACCTAAACCCTGGATTCACGGATTTTCTGGAAATCAGAAAATGAGAGTATTTTCCTGTTGAAGAACCAAGTGGACAATTTACAACAACGAATTTCATGTTTCCTGTCGAGATTtcgaagaaaaaggaaatatttataaaatcaccCAAAGATACAAGGAATTTGCAAATACTCCAGAGGTTATAAAGTGGTCACAATCTGAATACCAAAGAAAACTGCAGCAGACCAAAGGATTTAACACTGTAAACTGGACGTGCCTTTATAATGGTAAGCAATAACAGCTCCCAATGCTACTATGATGACTCCTTTAAGTACACTTTGTATGGCTGCATGTTTAGTATGGTATTTGTGCTTGGGTTAATATCTAACTGTGTTGCCATATACATTTTCATCTGCACCCTCAAAGTGCGAAATGAAACTACAACATACATGATTAACTTGGCAATGTCAGACTTGCTTTTCGTTTTTACTTTACCCTTCAGGATTTTTTACTTTGCAACCCAGAATTGGCCGTTTGGCGATCAACTCTGTAAAATTTCAGTGATGCTATTCTATACCAACATGTATGGAAGCATTCTGTTCTTAACCTGTATTAGTGTCGATCGGTTTCTGGCAATCGTCTACCCATTTAAGTCAAAGACTCTAAGAACCAAACGAAATGCAAAAATCGTGTGTATTGCTGTGTGGCTAACTGTGATAGGAGGAAGTGCACCAGCAGTTTTTTTTCAGTCTACCCACTCTCAGGGTAACAATGCCTCAGAAGCCTGCTTTGAAAAATTTCCAGAAGCCACATGGAAAACGTATCTTTCAAGGATTGTAATTTTCATCGAAATAGTAGGATTTTTTATTCCTctaattttaaatgtaacttgTTCTAGTATGGTGCTAAGAACTTTAAATAAACCTGTTACATTAAGtagaagcaaaataaacaaaactaaagttttaaaaatgatttttgtacATTTGGTCATATTCTGCTTCTGTTTCGTGCCTTACAACATcaatcttattttatattctcttatgAGAACACAAACATTTGTTAATTGCTCAGCAGTGACAGCAGTAAGGACGATGTACCCAATCACTCTCTGCATTGCTGTTTCAAACTGTTGCTTTGACCCTATAGTTTACTACTTCACATCGGACACGATTcagaattcaataaaaatgaaaaactggtcTACTAGGAGAAGTGACTTTAGATTCTCTGAAGTTCACAGCACAGAGAACTTTATTCAACATAACCTACAGACCTTAAAAAGTAAGATATTTGACCATGAATCTACAATATAAGCTGCCTGAAATAAAACCGCTGGGACTTCACTGGGCACCTCTAAGTTCCTTCCACTGTGAAAAGTGTTTTCTTGGACAACTATTTCTCCgcctttgaaagaaaataaacatgtggacattttaaagttattagTATAAAAAATTGTATTCAATGTGTTAACCATTAAAATGTATTCTATTCTGTATACATACCACTTTATTTTTCTGAGCCAGTTTGatctgttccttcctcttcattaaaaaaatccctaaaaaaGTTGTTCAAAGTCTAAAAGTGACTATGATTTCAATCATGTGGTGACCATGTGCACTGTCTGAATTTCTTAGCAATTTTAAACTAAACGAAGTATaacattaaatgttttaaagtatttaatatttttattcaacatatatcTAATTTCTATTTCAATTTGAAGTGAAATAACTAATCATGTTTCTTGAACTGTAACATAAATGAGAAAGGAGAGTAATTTGAAAGAGTGGGGAGTGTTTTTGAAAAAACAGCTAAAAATGTCTTCTGTAGACTAACAACACACTAACGCTATTTGGGGATCTCTAACAGTTACACTTTCAGATAATTTAGGATTTTGTCTTTGTAGGAAATTCATAAGAAGCATATGCTATCTCACTATATAGTATAGTATGCTTTCAAATTGTTATTTTGATCCATTCACTGGATATAATAGCActcaatttcaaaataatatacaCCACCAAAATTGAGAGGGAAGAAACTAACAAAATTGTTGTTTTGCTAAGCCCATTAAGAAAATACTACTTGGAGGTACATTTTAAAGGCATATTTATGTCATACTAAGTAACTTGTATATTAAGTATTTTAAGTCAGAAACACCACAGATAGTAAGATAGTGAAATACAAGACTCGGCACTTAGAAAgcgataaataaatatattacttcccttccctcttgACCATTTAAAGCCAAATATTGAAcagatgaaaatattatttccagtAGGCAAAGTGTTATTGTATGtcaatataatttataaagtaaaaacataGATCCATAGGCAAAATGTTATTGTATGtcaatataatttataaagtaaaaatatagttcCTTATGTAAAAAGCAGGAAAACTACAGGGCCAAATTACTCAGTACAACTACAttccattttcttaaagaaaaggtATCGATTTGAGCTATAATTTAGATATTAAGCACCAACTACactaaaactttttcattttccaacatatttttttctttcaaattcaaGCAGTTCTCCAAAGTTAactaaaaaagaatactttttatttgaGAAGAATGCACATACTTAAATTCAGCATTCAGCCTACTTTTTACACCTAATCGTTCACATCCTGAATACAACTTTGGAAAAATAcccttaaaatttaaatttgatttttgctCTTCTCTGGGTTTGGGCTACAATGATTTCAGACAAATCATTGTCACTTGCTAAATAAGTAAtccattttcaataaaataacaGTGAGAGATTTTCTTTAGGTAGCCATGGTTTCCTTTAGataaaccaaaagcaaaacaaatcctTAATGTCTTCAATTGGCCCTGTAGTACCTCTATTTGATATCactcttcagaaaataaatagacCTAGTACTCTTGAAAAACAACTAGTGACTTAAAGATGTGGAAGAAAGGGCAGGGAGGTTGTAACAGATTTCTCAGAAATTTTCTTGGCTGAAAGGTCTTGTGGGCAAGACCTCAAAGCATGGCTATTAGTTTAAAATACAAGCAAAAGAGTGATTAGATATTTGTTGTTTCTGTGATTACTGGAGAAATTTTTGTAACCCTCTTGTCAAGGGAAAGATGAATCAAAGTTTTGTAGGATTTTTCACAAAGTAATACCTAGCAGATAAAAATACTAGTTTTCTTATCAACAACTTCAAATCCTGGGTAAATCTCAACTACATGGACAGAAAGCGTActaaagttattttccttttgttagCACTACACTTTCTGGTAAATTACATATTCCGagagttttctcttttccctttctccaaaAAACCTGTATTACTACAGCTCTgagaattttactttttgttactcTAAGGTAACAGTGCCAAGCCCTCTCTCCCAAAGAACTGTACCCACTGTTTTCAACATCTCTATAAAAGAGTAGATGATTTAATCTTCTGTTCTACATTAATGCCcttcaaaggaacagaaaatgagaacatttttaagGTGTAGAAAACCGCTCCCCAGGATCCTAATGATTGGTTCTAAACTCAGAAATGACCTTTCCAGAGAAAATAACAACTCAATAACTAGTTTACCAAAAgaatgtacaaaaatatatacacagtataCATAACAtgtgttcaaaatatttaaagaaacagaaaacattactTTATCAAGGAGTTTTGACTTTGTATTCTACACTCAAGACACTGAAAGTATCTTATATCTACACTTAAGATACTGAAAGTAAATTTAAGGTGTAAATCTAAATTACAGACACTGGTATTTAAAGATTAATCACTCAGTTGAGGAATATAAAATGGAACATCAGCTAACTTCACATCACCAACTGAGAAACATTTAATTCATGACTCATATCTAGCTGGCAAAGTCTGAAgcaattgttttttgtttctataattttggATCCCCAATGAATGAACCAGATACTTGAGACTTCTGTCAATATATTAAGTTACTACTGCCTAACAGAATCTTTACTACCTCGCAACACCCTAACTTTTTTAGTACTTGCATGTCAATCCAACCCCAGATGCAAGTAAGGGAAGATGTAACTTGGTGTTCTTAGTTGTGAATAAGTATATAGAAAACTTTATAAACAATGCTTACTAGTAGATGAATCTTAAGGCAATCCTAAGatacaatgttttttaaaaagcccttttGGGCTGGAAATCAAATTATCCACTTATAACATGATTTCCAAGTAAAAGGGACTAATGGACAAACTTAAGGACCCAAAGTGTACTTGAAAAGACTAGAGTACTTAATGGTTGACAATATTACTTAATTAGCAACATTTTCTACAGATCAACATATACATCCTCCTACAATCACTAATTCTCAAATACCTATTTAATCTTTCTCTTTAGCCTTTGTGCCTGATATCTACTACAGATTTTCTGACAGTCAATTTGTAAGAGTACAAAGAATCATCAGTTAAACATGGCAATAGATCAGGATAATAAGAGTATGAAATTAAGTTCAGGTCAACTTCACCATTaagccttcctctttcctcctgctCTCAAAAAAGATTTATTCCAATAAATCTTTAAAAGGGTATAAAATAAACTCTCATCACAGtgatttaaagtgctgaaagtgGTCACAAAGTCAGAATCTATGACACAGGACCCCAAAAGTAGAGataattcatgattttaataatcattttccAACTTAAACCTTGCCTTACTCATATAGAGTCAactaataatttttgaaaatgattaaaatttaagAGTTAGAAAGTGGAAAAACATGTGTTATATACTTAAAGCCAAGTTACAGTTAAAAGCCATAGGGCGATGGTGCTAGTTCTGTTACTTTCCCATCAGAATGATTCCTGGTAAATTTGCAACTTAAAACTGAGAGAACCTGTAGGTCATTTGATTCAACTACTTCACTTTAGGTTAAGGGAACTGAAGAAttaaaaggttaagtaacttgcataAGGTCACATAAAGGTACACTAAGGATAAGAAGTTggatttcctgtttgtttttgacTCATCTATTTCTTTAATGGTGGCAAGGGAAGTAGCACATGGAAAGGCCCTGTGGTCTTGTATACTGAAAGAACTAAAAATCAAAGTGGCTGTAGATATAGGGCTGAAACCTTGCATGTACTTATAGGCCATAATAAAATCTGAGGAAATGTGGAAAAAGCCCTGAAGGATTTCCCATTTAGGAGAAACAGGATCAGATATGCATTTCAAAAAGATTCCTCTGATTAGAGGGTAGAGATGCATTTGtcttcaacaaaaagaaaaacaatcacaaTAAGAGATAAATTTATTCGGTTTAAACTTAAAGAGTTGTTAccctttattttaattatgttttttaccttattaatatggtaagaaatattaaaatcatttgaGATGATAGTGATGAAAGATGGGAAGAATATTTTAATGCcatcattttgcaaaattaaatgAGCAGCCCTTGTGGAGAAACTGATACATATTCATACACTGTTCACGGGAATACAAAATGGTTTGATCTTTATGGATGGGAATGTGGTAATATCTCAcacatctgtgtctctctctctctctctctctctctctctctctctctctctctcacacacacacacacacacacacacacacacacacacacactcttaccCTTTGAGCCAGCATtctcacttctaggtatttaccctgAAGACATAATttcaataatgtaaaaatatatatgtacaaagtACAGCactatttgaaattataaatattgGTAACTACTACAAGTCCAAGCATAGAAGACTAGTTGAATAAAACTGTAGCACATATACAATGTAGTACCATGCAGCTGTAATGAAGAATGATAAAGAGCTCTATGAACTGATATGGAGAGATTTCCAGAAAGCATTACATGAAAAAAGTTGTAAAAGAATACACATGGTATGCTACCTGTGGtataacaaaaaagcaaaataagagggcatacatatatttgcttatttttacaaaaagaaacacaagaaagatAAAGCAAAGAGCAAGGAGTAGGGGTGAGGAACAGCACAGACAGGATATTGAAAGCTATGACACTTAACGGAGTGTAAGACTTTGGGATGCATGTTAACATACATTAGGAATCAGAAACCGTTTTCTTCATGGGTCAGATAGTAAAGATCTTAGGCCTGCAGGCTGTACAGTCCTGCTGCAACTTCTCAACTCTGCATTACTGCACAAAAGCaaccacagacaatatgtaagtgaatgagtgtggctgtgttccaataaaactttacaaaatgaAGTGGTTGCCTGTGGGCTGTATGTGCCACTTCTTGTTCCACGTAGTCAAAAAACTAAAGCcaacaagaaagggaaagaaggaaaaaaaaaaaaaaaacctaatcatCCTAGAGCTACATCTGTATTAGTGCATGGCACATAATCCGTCTCCatcatctgttaaatgaatgaaacttAAAGTTCTATTAAAAGATGGACATGAGTTCTAGTCAGGGTTTTCCTACAAACTAgtataattttaatcatttagcCTATGTTGACCTCTTTATCTTAACTAAGGGTTTTGGACTAGAGAATATAAGGTCCATGCCACACCTCATGTCCTGTTTCTCATTTGTGTCAGTTACGATTTCATCCACTCTTTACTTTTAATAACCATTGTCGCCACTGTTACCGTGTTATATTGGAACTA comes from the Prionailurus bengalensis isolate Pbe53 chromosome A1, Fcat_Pben_1.1_paternal_pri, whole genome shotgun sequence genome and includes:
- the LPAR6 gene encoding lysophosphatidic acid receptor 6, giving the protein MVSNNSSQCYYDDSFKYTLYGCMFSMVFVLGLISNCVAIYIFICTLKVRNETTTYMINLAMSDLLFVFTLPFRIFYFATQNWPFGDQLCKISVMLFYTNMYGSILFLTCISVDRFLAIVYPFKSKTLRTKRNAKIVCIAVWLTVIGGSAPAVFFQSTHSQGNNASEACFEKFPEATWKTYLSRIVIFIEIVGFFIPLILNVTCSSMVLRTLNKPVTLSRSKINKTKVLKMIFVHLVIFCFCFVPYNINLILYSLMRTQTFVNCSAVTAVRTMYPITLCIAVSNCCFDPIVYYFTSDTIQNSIKMKNWSTRRSDFRFSEVHSTENFIQHNLQTLKSKIFDHESTI